The genomic segment CGACGGTTGTGGATGTCGCCCTTCTTCGCCTTCGTGACGAGACGCTCGGCGACGGGGCGCAGACGACGGGCCTTGGCCTCGGTCGTCGTGATGCGGCCGTGCTCGAACAGCGACTTCGCGAGGTTCGCGAGCAGCAGACGCTCGTGCGCGGCGCTGCCGCCCAGACGTGCACCCTTGGCGGGACGCGGCATGGTGTTTCTCCTTGTGTGCTGCACCGGCCGTATCAGGTACCGGTGTCAGTTCCCGTGAAGCGGTCGCTCCGCGGAAGTCCATGGATCGAGGGCCCGGAGGTCCTCACGGACGGGCCGACACCGATGTGTCAGCCCGTCCGGGGGTGTTCTAGTACTGCTCGGTCTCGACGAAGCCCGCGTCCGCGTCGTCGTCGGCGCCGAAGGCGTCGGCGGCGGCGGTCGGGTCGAATCCGGGCGGGCTGTCCTTGAGGGCCAGGCCCATGCCGGCCAGCTTCGCCTTGACCTCGTCGATCGACTTCGCACCGAAGTTGCGGATGTCGAGCAGGTCGGCCTCGGAACGCGCCACGAGCTCACCCACGGAGTGGATGCCCTCGCGCTTGAGGCAGTTGTACGAGCGGACCGTGAGCTCCAGCTCCTCGATCGGCAGCGCCAGGTCGGCCGCGAGCGCGGCGTCCGTCGGCGACGGGCCCATGTCGATGCCCTCGGCGTCGATGTTGAGCTCGCGCGCCAGACCGAACAGCTCGACCAGGGTCTTGCCGGCCGACGCCATGGCGTCACGGGGACGCATGGCCTGCTTGGTCTCGACGTCGACGATCAGCTTGTCGAAGTCGGTGCGCTGCTCGACACGGGTCGCCTCGACCTTGTACGTGACCTTGAGCACCGGCGAGTAGATGGAGTCGACCGGGATACGGCCGATCTCCTGGCCCGCCTGCTTGTTCTGGACGGCGGAGACGTAGCCGCGACCGCGCTCGACGGTCAGCTCCATCTCCAGCTTGCCCTTGCCGTTCAGCGTGGCGAGGACGAGGTCCGGGTTGTGGACCTCGACGCCGGCCGGCGGCGCGATGTCGGCAGCGGTGACCAGGCCGGGACCCTGCTTGCGCAGGTACATCACGACCGGCTCGTCGTGCTCCGAGGAGACGACCAGCTGCTTGATGTTGAGGATGAGGTCGGTCACGTCCTCCTTGACGCCCGGCACGGTGGTGAACTCGTGCAGGACACCGTCGATCCGGATGCTGGTGACAGCGGCACCGGGGATCGAGGAGAGGAGGGTACGACGCAGGGAGTTGCCGAGGGTGTAACCGAAACCGGGCTCGAGCGGCTCGATGACGAACCGGGAGCGGAACTCGTCGACGACCTCTTCGGTCAACGACGGACGCTGAGCGATCAGCATGCTGATTCCTTCAGTCGTGGGCACCCACTATTTGATGCCCGACAGATACAACAAGGGTACGGGCGGTACGCCCCCGAAGGGAGGTACCGCCCGGTCCCACAGGTGTGCGTGAACACAGACGGCCATCACCGGCCGTCATGCGTCAGACGCGGCGACGCTTCGGCGGACGGCAGCCGTTGTGCGGCGTCGGGGTGACGTCCTGGATCGAACCGACCTCGAGGCCCGTGGCCTGGAGGGAGCGGATCGCGGTCTCGCGGCCGGAGCCCGGACCCTTGACGAAGACGTCAACCTTGCGCATGCCGTGCTCCTGCGCGCGGCGGGCGGCCGACTCGGCGGCCATCTGCGCGGCGAAGGGGGTGGACTTGCGCGAGCCCTTGAAGCCGACGTGGCCGGCGGAGGCCCAGGAGATCACGTTGCCCGAGGGGTCCGTGATCGAGACGATGGTGTTGTTGAACGTGCTCTTGATGTGCGCGTGGCCGTGAGCGACGTTCTTCTTTTCCTTGCGACGCACCTTCTTGGCTGCGCCCTGACGACCCTTGGGGGGCATGTCTTACTCCAGATGGAGAGGGGAGGTGATCGGTCCTACAGCGAAGACCGCTGGTTGCTGCTCGGCCGGATGTCCGGACCGCGCAGTGCGTCCGCTGAGGACTACTTCTTGCCCGGCTTCTTCTTACCGGCGATGGCGCGACGCGGGCCCTTGCGGGTACGCGCGTTCGTGCTGGTGCGCTGACCGTGCACCGGCAGGCCACGACGGTGGCGAATGCCCTGGTAGCAGCCGATCTCGATCTTGCGGCGGATGTCGCCCTGGATCTCGCGGCGGAGGTCACCCTCGGTGCGCAGGTTGGCGTCGACGAACTCGCGGATCTTGACGAGGTCCTCTTCGGCCAGGTCACGAACGCGGGTGTTCGGGTTCACGCCGGTCGCGGCGAGGATCTCCTTGGACCGGGTGCGCCCGATGCCGAAGACGTAGGTGAGGGCAACCTCCACGCGCTTTTCGCGCGGGATGTCAACACCTGAAACGCGTGCCATTCAATGGCTCCAGTTGTCATATCGGGGGTCTTCCACAGTGCCGCTCCCGACCGCCGACCGCCCGAAAGAGACGGTGGTACGCCCGGGTCCCCGGCCCCCGCCGGAGGTGTCGTCAGCCGTGGCTTGGACGGGCACTGCGTATGTACGAATTACGTGCGTCGCGCGAAGAACTGCGAGATGCAGGGGGGTCGTGCGTCAGCCCTGGCGCTGCTTGTGGCGCAGGTTGTCGCAGATGACCATGACCCGACCGTGACGGCGGATCACCTTGCACTTGTCGCAGATCTTCTTGACGCTCGGCTTGACCTTCATGGGATGTCAGGTTCTCCGGGTCAGTGCCATCGCCACGCCGAAGCGGGGCGGGGGCAAGATCTACTTGTACCGGTAGACGATCCGGCCACGCGTCAGGTCGTACGGAGAGAGCTCCACCACGACCCGGTCATCGGGGAGGATACGGATGTAGTGCATCCGCATCTTGCCGCTGATGTGCGCGAGGACCTTGTGACCGTTCTGGAGCTCCACCCGGAACATTGCGTTCGGGAGGGACTCGATCACGGTGCCCTCGATTTCGATGGCACCTTGCTTCTTGGCCACGCTTCGCCTTTCGAATCGGCTACCTTGATCGACTCCCGCTCCGTCCCTGCTACCACCAAGTGGACACACGGATGCACGAGAGCCGACGAGTCAGTCTACGTCAGCCGACCCCAAAAGACGAATCCGTCAAGTTTGCCCACTGGCCGTGATCCTTATGCCCGAACGGGCGGCGGGATCGGCCGGCGCCGGAGACCGCGCTCAGGCCAGCGGGTCCGGGGCGGCCTCGACGCCGTACTGGGCGAGCTTCTCCCGGCCGCCGTCCGGGGCGGTCAGCACCAGCGGGCCCTGCTCGGTCAGCGCGATGGAGTGCTCCCAGTGGGAGGACCAGCTGCCGTCGGTGGTCAGCACGGTCCAGTCGTCGCTGAGCACCTTCGTCTGCGCGGTGCCGAGCGAGACCATCGGCTCGATCGCCAGGCAGACGCCGGGGACCAGCTTGATGCCCTTGCCGCGCTTGCGGGAGACGTAGTTCAGCAGGTGCGGGTCCATGTGCATCTCGGTGCCGATGCCGTGGCCGCCGTAGTCCTCGATGATCCCGTACTTGCCGGTGGCCGGGCGGGGCTGGCGGCGGATGTAGCCCTCGATGGCCTTGGAGATGTCGACGAGCCGGTTGTTCACCTTCATCGCGGCGATACCGGCCCACATCGACTCCTCGGTGACCCGGGAGAGCTCGATCAGCTCCGGAGCGTGTCCGGTGCCCACGAAGGCCGTGTACGCGGCGTCGCCGTGCCAGCCGTCCACGATCGCGCCGCAGTCGATGGAGATGATGTCGCCGTCCTTGAGGACGGTCTTCTCGTCCGGGATGCCGTGGACGACGACGTCGTTCACCGAGGTGCAGATGGTCGCGGGGAAGCCGCCGTACCCGAGGAAGTTCGACTTCGCCCCGTGGTCGGCGATCACCTTGCGCGCGACCTGGTCCAGGTCGTGGGTGGAGGCGCCCGGCACGGCGGCCTCGCGGGTGGCGGCGTGAATGGCGGCGACCACGAGGCCCGCCTCACGCATCTTGGCGATCTGCTCCGGGGTCTTGATCTGCACCATTGCTGGGCGCCTCTCTGCGTCTGCGTCTGGGGGACGGGGCCGTCGCGCGGGGACCCGGGGGGCCGGGGCCCGAACCGTCATCCACGATACGGCGACAAACAGCCGGCCGCGGCGCCCTGGGGCACCGCGGCCGGCTGTGGAAGTTACTGCGTGGGTGGTGCTCAGCCCTCGTCGGACTTGAGCGCCGCCATGGCCCGCTCGGTCACCTCGGCGACCTTGCCGAGCGCGGGGACGGTCACGACCAGTCCCTGCTCGCGGTAGTAGTCGATGATCGGCTCGGTCTGCGAGTGGTAGACCTCGAGACGCGTGCGGACCGTCTCCTCGGTGTCGTCGTCCCGCTGGTACAGCTCGCCGCCGCAGGCGTCGCAGACGCCCTCGGTCTTCGGCTGGTTGTACACGACGTGGAAGACGTGCGAGCTGTCGTTGCGGCAGATGCGGCGACCCGCGATCCGCTTCACGACCTCGTCCTCGGGGACCTCCAGGTCGAGTACCGCGTCGAGGGACAGGCCCTCGCTCTTGAGCATCTCGTCCAGCGCCTCGGCCTGGCCGACGTTGCGCGGGAAGCCATCGAGGAGGAAGCCGCCCACCGCGTCCGGCTGGGACATGCGGTCCTTGGCCATCGCGATGGTCACCTCGTCCGGCACCAGCCGGCCCTTGTCCATGTAGGACCGGGCCTGCTTGCCAAGGTCGGTGCCCTGGCTGATGTTGGCGCGGAAGAGGTCGCCCGTGGAGATGTGCGGAATCGACAGGTTCTTGGCAAGGTACGCGGCCTGCGTTCCCTTGCCGGCACCAGGAGGCCCGACGAGGACGATTCGCATCAGCGGAGGAACCCTTCGTAATTGCGCTGCTGGAGCTGACTCTCGATCTGCTTCACGGTTTCCAGACCCACACCCACGATGATGAGGATGCTCGTCCCGCCGAACGGGAAGTTCTGGTTCGCACCGCCGAAGCCTGCCAACGCCATCGTCGGCACCAGAGCGATCAGGCCCAGGTACAGCGAGCCCGGCCAAGTGATCCTGTTGAGCACGTAGCTCAGGTACTCGGCTGTAGGTCGACCTGCCCGGATACCCGGGATGAACCCACCATACTTCTTCATGTTGTCGGCTACTTCTTCGGGGTTGAACGAGATCGCCACGTAGAAGAACGCGAAGAAGACGATCAGGAGGAAGTAGGACGCGATGTAGTACGGGTGGTCGCCCTTGACGAAGTGGTCCTTGATCCAGTTCGCCCAGCCCGCGTTGGAGTTGGAGAACTGGACGATCAGGGCCGGGATGTAGAGCAGCGACGAGGCGAAGATGACGGGGATGACGCCCGCCTGGTTCACCTTGAGCGGGATGTACGTGGACGTACCGCCGTAGGAACGGCGCCCGATCATGCGCTTCGCGTACTGCACCGGGATGCGGCGCTGGGCCTGCTCGACGAAGACGACGAGGCCGACCATCACCATGCCGATGAGGATGACGGTGCCGAACTCAATCCAGCCGTCGGCGAGCTTGCCGCTCTCCTTGATGGCCCACAGGGCGCTCGGGAAGCTGGCGGCGATCGAGATGAACATCAGGATCGACATGCCGTTGCCGATGCCGCGGTCGGTGATGAGCTCACCGAGCCACATGACGCAGGCGGTACCGGCGGTCATCGTGACGACCATGACGATCGTGGTGAAGATCGACTGGTTGGGGACGATCTGGTCGCCCACCGAGCAGCTGCTGAAGAGAGCGCCGCTGCGGGCGGTGGCCACCAGGCCGGTGCCCTGGAGGATGGCCAGCGCGACCGTGAGGTAACGCGTGTACTGAGTGATCTTGGTCTGCCCGGACTGTCCCTCCTTCTTGAGGGCCTCCAGTCGGGGAATGACCACGGTCAGCAGCTGAAGAATGATGCTGGCCGTGATGTACGGCATGATGCCGAGCGCGAAGATCGTGATCTGCAGCAGTGCACCACCGCTGAACATGTTGACCAGACCGAAGAGGCTGTTGTTGCCCTTGCTGGCCTGGTCGATACAGGTCTGGACGTTCTCGTAACTCACTCCCGGTACGGGAATGTGTGCCCCGAGCCGATAGAGAACGATGATGCCGAGCGTGAAGAGCAGCTTCTTGCGCAGGTCGGGCGTCTTGAACGCCCGGGCGAACGCGGTGAGCACGGTGCCTCCTGCGACCCCCGCGCTATGCGTAGAGGTGACGGTCTTGAGGGATCTACGGATACAAGAAGTCAAAGTGTCCCAGGGCGAGTGCCCGAGGGGTTAGCACACAACAACGCACGCCACCTTACCGGCGACCATGCCCCCCTAGGAACGACCGAACGGGGATGCCTCTTGAAGAGGCATCCCCGGTCGGGTGTTCAGTACATCGAGTTGTCCGAGTTGTCTCAGACGAGCTCGGTGACGGTGCCGCCGGCGGCGGCAATCTTCTCCTTGGCGGAGCCGGAGACGGCGTCAACCGAAACCTGCAGCGCCACGGAGATCTCGCCCTGTCCGAGGACCTTGACGAGGTGGTTGTTGCGCACGGCACCCTTGGCGACCAGGTCGGCCACCGTGACCTCTCCGCCCTCGGGGTAGAGCGTCGCGAGCTTGTCCAGGTTCACGACCTGGTACTCCGTGCGGAACGGGTTCTTGAAGCCCTTGAGCTTCGGCAGACGCATGTGGAGGGGCATCTGGCCACCCTCGAAGCGCTGCGGAACCTGGTAACGAGCCTTCGTTCCCTTGGTACCACGACCTGCGGTCTTACCCTTGGACGCCTCACCACGACCCACACGGGTCTTGGCGGTCTTGGCGCCCGGGGCAGGCCGGAGGTTGTGGGCCTTCAGCGGGCTGTTCTCCGCCATGTCAGTCAACCTCCTCAACCGTCACGAGGTGGCGGACGGTGTGAACCATTCCGCGGAACTCGGGGCGGTCCTCCTTGACAACCACGTCGTGCAGGCGCTTGAGCCCGAGCGAACGCAGGGTGTCGCGGTGGTTCTGCTTGCTGCCGATGTACGACTTCGTCTGCGTGATCTTGAGGCTGGCCATTACGCACCAGCCCCGGCACGCGCACGGAGCAGAGCCGCGGGAGCGACGTCCTCGAGGGGCAGACCGCGGCGGGCCGCGATCTCCTCGGGACGCTGCAGGCCCTGAAGGGCCGCCACGGTCGCGTGCACGATGTTGATCGCGTTGGAAGAACCGAGCGACTTCGACAGGATGTCGTGGACGCCGGCGCACTCGAGCACGGCACGCACCGGACCACCGGCGATAACGCCGGTACCCGGGGAAGCAGGCTTGAGCAGGACGACGCCCGCAGCCTTCTCGCCCGTGATCGGGTGAGGAATCGTGCCCTGGATGCGAGGAACCTTGAAGAAGGACTTCTTCGCTTCCTCGACACCCTTGGCGATGGCCGCGGGAACTTCCTTGGCCTTGCCGTAACCGACACCGACGGTGCCGTCACCATCGCCCACCACGACCAGCGCGGTGAAGCTGAAGCGACGACCACCCTTCACAACCTTGGCGACGCGGTTGATCGCGACAACGCGCTCAACGTACGCGGTCTTCTCGGCGGCGCTGGGGCCACCGTCACGGCCCTTCCGGTCCCGCCGCTCGCCGCCACCGGCACCGCTTCCGCGGCGCTGGGGTCCAGCCATTGGAATTACCTCTCTCTGTTACGTCCGCTGTGCGTAGGAACCGGGGCTTAGAACTTCAGCCCGGCTTCACGGGCGGCGTCAGCCAGAGCGGCAATCCGCCCGGCGTACTGGTTACCACCGCGGTCAAACACGACGGCCTCGACGCCTGCAGCCTTGGCACGCTCGGCGACCAGGGCGCCGACCTGCTGGGCCTGAGCGCTCTTGTCACCCTCGCCACCACGGATGGAGACGTCCAGGGTCGACGCCGACGCGAGCGTGTGGCCCGCGATGTCGTCGATGACCTGGGCCACGATGTGACGGTTGGAACGCGTCACGACGAGGCGGGGACGCTCCGGCGAACCGGAGACGTGCTTGCGGACGCGGATGTGGCGCCGCTTGCGGGCAGCGCGCTTGTACGCGTCGCCCTTGGCGATCTTCACGCCGTATGCCATGGCTACTTACCAGCCTTTCCGACCTTGCGGCGGATGACCTCGCCCGCGTACTTGACGCCCTTGGCCTTGTACGGGTCGGGCTTCCGCAGCTTGCGGATGTTGGCGGCTACCTCGCCGACCTTCTGCTTGTCGATGCCCTCGACGCTGAGCTTCGTGGGCGACTCGACCTTGAAGGTGATGCCTTCCGGAGCCTCGATGAGGATCGGGTGGCTGTAGCCCAGGGCGAACTCCAGGTTGGAGCCCTTCGCCTGGACGCGGTAACCGACACCGCTGATTTCGAGCGCCTTGCTGTATCCCTGGGTCACGCCGGTGATCATGTTCGCCACCAGCGTGCGGGACAGGCCGTGAAGGGCCTTGTTCTGACGCTCGTCGTTCGGGCGGACGACGTTCAGAACGCCGTCCTCACCCTTGGTGACCTCGATCGGCGCGGCAACGGTGTGCGTGAGGGAACCCTTGGGGCCCTTCACCGCGACCGTGCGGCCATCGATGGTGACGTCCACACCGGCGGGAACCTGGATGGGGAGCTTGCCGATTCGCGACATGAGCTATTCCTCCGATTCCCGACTACCAGACGTAGGCGAGGACTTCCCCACCTACGCCCTTCTTGCTGGCCTGCTGGCCGGTCAGGAGACCGTGGGACGTGGAGATGATCGCCACGCCCAGGCCGCCGAGGACCTTCGGCAGGTTGGTGGACTTTGCGTATACACGCAGACCCGGCTTCGAGATTCGCTTGATGCCGGCGATCGAGCGCTCGCGGTTCGGACCGAACTTCAGGTCGAGAACGAGGCTCTTGCCAACCTCGGCGTCCTCGACCTTCCAGCCGGTGATGAAGCCCTCCTGCTGGAGGATCTCCGCGATGTGCGACTTGATCTTGCTGTGCGGCATCACGACGGAGTCGTGGTACGCCGAGTTCGCGTTACGCAGACGCGTGAGCATGTCTGCGATCGGATCAGTCATGGTCATGAGTTGGCCTTCGGCCTCTCTCGCCGGGGTTTCCTGTATGCGCCATCCCTCTCCCCACTCAGTGGCGGGACGGGTGCGGTGCGGGGACCTACGGCGTAGTAAGTCGGTCTTGGGCGGCAGGCGCCCAACCCTTCAAGCCTACGGCATGAAAGGAGGGGCTCCTGCCGACCAGATGCTTACCGAGAGTCTCAAGGTGTTCCCAACGCCCAGAGGGCGAGGGGAAGTTACCAGGAGCTCTTGGTCACGCCCGGCAGCTCGCCACGGTGAGCCATCTCACGAAGGCACACGCGGCACAGGCCGAACTTGCGGTAGACGGAGTGCGGGCGGCCGCAGCGCTGGCAACGCGTGTACGCGCGAACGCCGAACTTCGGCTTGCGGGCAGCCTTAGCGATCAGGGACTTCTTCGCCACGGTCAGTTCTCCTTGAACGGGAAGCCGAGGTGACGAAGGAGGGCACGACCCTCGTCGTCGTTGGTCGCCGTGGTGACCACGGTGATGTCCATGCCCCGGACCCGGTCGATCTTGTCCTGGTCGATCTCGTGGAACATGACCTGCTCCGTGAGACCGAAGGTGTAGTTACCACGGCCGTCGAACTGCTTCGGCGACAGGCCACGGAAGTCACGGATACGCGGCAGCGCGAGCGACAGCGTACGGTCCAGGAACTCCCACATCCGGTCACCGCGGAGGGTGACGTGGCAGCCGATCGGCTGGCCCTCGCGCAGCTTGAACTGCGCGATGGACTTGCGGGCCTTGGTAACGGCAGGCTTCTGGCCGGTGATCGTGGTGAGGTCGCGCACGGCGCCGTCGATCAGCTTGGAGTCGCGGGCGGCGTCGCCCACACCCATGTTGACCACGATCTTGACCAGGCCGGGAACCTGCATGACGTTCTCGTACGAGAACTCCTCACGCAGCTTGCCGGCGATTTCCTCGCGGTAGCGCGTCTTGAGACGCGGCGCAGTGGTGGCAGTCATCAGATGTCCTCACCAGTCCGCTTGGCAACGCGGATCTTGTTGCCCTCGTCGTCGAAGCGGTAGCCGACGCGGGTGACGACCTTGTTGCCGTCCTTCTCCACAACCAGCTGAACGTTGCTGACGTGAATCGGGGCCTCGGTGGTGACGATGCCGCCGGTCTGCGAACCGCGAGCCGTCTGACCGGCCTTGGTGTGCTTCTTGACCCGGTTGACACCCTCGACGAGGACGCGGTCCTGAGCGGGGTAGGCCACGATGACCTTGCCCTGCTTGCCCTTGTCCTTACCGGTGATGACCTGAACCAGGTCGCCCTTCTTGATCTTCATGCTTACAGCACCTCCGGCGCGAGCGAGATGATCTTCATGAACTTCTTCTCGCGCAGCTCCCGGCCCACCGGGCCGAAGATGCGGGTGCCGCGGGGGTCGCCGTCGTTCTTCAGAATGACGGCGGCGTTCTCGTCGAAGCGGATGTACGAGCCATCCTGACGACGACGCTCCTTGACGGTGCGAACGATGACGGCCTTGACGACGTCACCCTTCTTCACGTTGCCACCGGGGATCGCGTCCTTGACGGTGGCGACGATGACGTCACCGATGCCCGCGTAGCGGCGACCCGAACCACCGAGAACACGGATGGTGAGGATTTCCTTCGCACCCGTGTTGTCGGCGACGCGAAGTCGCGACTCCTGCTGGATCACGTCTATCTCCTGATCGTCTGCCGGTTCCCGGCGGGGGCCGCTCCGTCTCCGGAACGGACCCCACCGAGCCTGGCGGAACCTGCCTGAGGGGAATCCCCCTCAGGAATTACTTGGCCTTCTCGAGGATCTCGACGATGCGCCACCGCTTCGAGGCGGACAGCGGACGCGTCTCCATGATGATGACGCGGTCGCCGACGCCGGCAGTGTTCTGCTCGTCGTGAGCCTTGAGCTTGTTCGTACGGCGGATGACCTTGCCGTACAGAGCGTGCTTCACGCGGTCCTCGACAGCGACGACGACGGTCTTGTCCATCTTGTCGCTGACGACCAGACCCTCACGGGTCTTGCGGAAACCGCGGTCGGTGTTCGTCTCAGTCACAGTCTTCTCGCTCATCAGGCGCTCTCCACCGTTTCGATGCCCAGCTCGCGCTCACGCATCAGGGTGTAGATCCGCGCGATGTCCTTACGGACGGACTTGAGCCGACCGTGGTTCTCGAGCTGACCAGTTGCCGCCTGGAAGCGGAGGTTGAACAGCTCTTCCTTGGCCTCGCGAAGCTTGTTGAGGAGCTCCTCGTTGCCCAGTTCGCGCAGCTCGGACGCCTTGGTACCGACCGACATCACGACTCACCTGCCTCGCGCCGAACAATCCGGCACTTCATCGGAAGCTTGTGAGCAGCGCGGGTAAGCGCCTCACGAGCAATCTTCTCGTTCGGGTAGGACAGCTCGAACATCACCCGTCCGGGCTTGACGTTCGCGATCCACCACTCGGGAGAACCCTTACCGGAACCCATGCGGGTCTCGGCAGGCTTCTTCGTCAGGGGACGGTCCGGGTAGATGTTGATCCAGACCTTGCCGCCACGCTTGATGTGGCGGGTCATCGCGATACGAGCTGCCTCGATCTGGCGGTTCGTCACGTACGCCGGGGTCAGCGCCTGGATGCCGTACTCGCCGAACGCAACCTGCGTGCCACCCTTGGACATGCCGCTGCGCTTCGGGTGGTGCTGCTTGCGGTGCTTGACCCTACGGGGGATCAGCATTTCGGTCAGGCCTCCGTTCCGGTGCTCTCAGCAGCCGGAGCAGCGGCGGCGGGAGCGTCGGCCTTGGGGGCCTCCGCTGCCGAGCCGGTCTGCTGCGGCTTGCGTCCACGACCGCCACGCTCGCCACCGCGGCCACCACGGCCGGCCGGGCGGTCAGCGCCGCCACGGGCCGGGCGGTTGCCGGCGCGGGCAGCAGCGTTCTCGGCGCGGACCTCGGCGATGTTCTTGACGTCGCCCTTGTAGATCCAGACCTTCACGCCGATGCGGCCGAAGGTCGTCTTGGCCTCGAAGAAGCCGTAGTCGACGTTCGCGCGGAGCGTGTGCAGGGGCACGCGGCCCTCGCGGTAGAACTCCGAGCGGGACATCTCGGCGCCGCCGAGGCGGCCACCGCACTGGATCTTGATGCCCTTGGCGCCGGCCTTCATCGAGCTCTGCATGCTCTTACGCATGGCGCGACGGAAGGAGACGCGGGAGGAGAGCTGCTCGGCGACGGCCTGGGCCACCAGCTGAGCGTCAACCTCGGGGTTCTTGACCTCGAGGATGTTCAGCTGGACCTGCTTGCCGGTCAGCTTCTCCAGCTCGCCGCGGATGCGGTCGGCCTCGGCGCCGCGGCGGCCGATGACGATGCCCGGACGAGCGGTGTGGATGTCGACGCGGACGCGGTCGCGGGTGCGCTCGATCTCAACCTTCGAGATGCCGGCGCGCTCCATGCCCTTCGTCATCATGCGACGAATGGCGACGTCTTCCTTGACGTAGTCCTTGTACAGCTTGTCGGCGTACCAACGGGACTTGAAGTCCGTGGTAATGCCGAGTCGGAACCCGTGCGGGTTTACCTTCTGGCCCATTACCGGGTTCCTTCCTTGCTGCTGACGACCACGGTGATGTGGCTGGTCCGCTTACGGATCCGGTAGGCACGGCCCTGAGCACGCGGACGGAACCGCTTCAGGGTCGGGCCCTCGTCCACGTACGCCTCGCTGATGACCAGCGAAGAGGCGTCGGTGTGGTCGTAGTTGTGTGCAGCGTTGGCGATGGCGCTGTCAAGCACCTTGCCAACCGGCACGCTCGCGGCCTGCGGGGCGAAACGCAGGACCGCCTGAGCCTCCGTGGCATCCATGCCACGGATGAGGTCCACCACGCGGCGGGCCTTCATGGGCGTGACGCGGATGTACCGCGCCTGGGCCCTGGCTTCCATGGTTGTCCCTTCGGTGTGAGTCATAGTCGTTTCCACCCCGCGCTAGCGGCGCTTCGACTTCCGGTCGTCCTTGACGTGGCCGCGGAAGGTGCGAGTCGGCGAGAACTCGCCGAGCTTGTGGCCGACCATCGACTCGGTGACGAACACCGGGACGTGGATCTTGCCGTTGTGCACCGCGATGGTGTGCCCCAGCATGGCCGGGACGATCATCGAGCGACGGGACCAGGTCTTGATGACGTTCTTGGTGCCTGCCTCGTTCTGTACGTCCACCTTCTTGATGAGGTGTCCGTCGACGAAGGGCCCCTTCTTGAGACT from the Streptomyces sp. NBC_01335 genome contains:
- a CDS encoding DNA-directed RNA polymerase subunit alpha; protein product: MLIAQRPSLTEEVVDEFRSRFVIEPLEPGFGYTLGNSLRRTLLSSIPGAAVTSIRIDGVLHEFTTVPGVKEDVTDLILNIKQLVVSSEHDEPVVMYLRKQGPGLVTAADIAPPAGVEVHNPDLVLATLNGKGKLEMELTVERGRGYVSAVQNKQAGQEIGRIPVDSIYSPVLKVTYKVEATRVEQRTDFDKLIVDVETKQAMRPRDAMASAGKTLVELFGLARELNIDAEGIDMGPSPTDAALAADLALPIEELELTVRSYNCLKREGIHSVGELVARSEADLLDIRNFGAKSIDEVKAKLAGMGLALKDSPPGFDPTAAADAFGADDDADAGFVETEQY
- the rpsK gene encoding 30S ribosomal protein S11, with the protein product MPPKGRQGAAKKVRRKEKKNVAHGHAHIKSTFNNTIVSITDPSGNVISWASAGHVGFKGSRKSTPFAAQMAAESAARRAQEHGMRKVDVFVKGPGSGRETAIRSLQATGLEVGSIQDVTPTPHNGCRPPKRRRV
- the rpsM gene encoding 30S ribosomal protein S13, coding for MARVSGVDIPREKRVEVALTYVFGIGRTRSKEILAATGVNPNTRVRDLAEEDLVKIREFVDANLRTEGDLRREIQGDIRRKIEIGCYQGIRHRRGLPVHGQRTSTNARTRKGPRRAIAGKKKPGKK
- the rpmJ gene encoding 50S ribosomal protein L36, which encodes MKVKPSVKKICDKCKVIRRHGRVMVICDNLRHKQRQG
- the infA gene encoding translation initiation factor IF-1, producing the protein MAKKQGAIEIEGTVIESLPNAMFRVELQNGHKVLAHISGKMRMHYIRILPDDRVVVELSPYDLTRGRIVYRYK
- the map gene encoding type I methionyl aminopeptidase, which produces MVQIKTPEQIAKMREAGLVVAAIHAATREAAVPGASTHDLDQVARKVIADHGAKSNFLGYGGFPATICTSVNDVVVHGIPDEKTVLKDGDIISIDCGAIVDGWHGDAAYTAFVGTGHAPELIELSRVTEESMWAGIAAMKVNNRLVDISKAIEGYIRRQPRPATGKYGIIEDYGGHGIGTEMHMDPHLLNYVSRKRGKGIKLVPGVCLAIEPMVSLGTAQTKVLSDDWTVLTTDGSWSSHWEHSIALTEQGPLVLTAPDGGREKLAQYGVEAAPDPLA
- a CDS encoding adenylate kinase, which encodes MRIVLVGPPGAGKGTQAAYLAKNLSIPHISTGDLFRANISQGTDLGKQARSYMDKGRLVPDEVTIAMAKDRMSQPDAVGGFLLDGFPRNVGQAEALDEMLKSEGLSLDAVLDLEVPEDEVVKRIAGRRICRNDSSHVFHVVYNQPKTEGVCDACGGELYQRDDDTEETVRTRLEVYHSQTEPIIDYYREQGLVVTVPALGKVAEVTERAMAALKSDEG
- the secY gene encoding preprotein translocase subunit SecY translates to MLTAFARAFKTPDLRKKLLFTLGIIVLYRLGAHIPVPGVSYENVQTCIDQASKGNNSLFGLVNMFSGGALLQITIFALGIMPYITASIILQLLTVVIPRLEALKKEGQSGQTKITQYTRYLTVALAILQGTGLVATARSGALFSSCSVGDQIVPNQSIFTTIVMVVTMTAGTACVMWLGELITDRGIGNGMSILMFISIAASFPSALWAIKESGKLADGWIEFGTVILIGMVMVGLVVFVEQAQRRIPVQYAKRMIGRRSYGGTSTYIPLKVNQAGVIPVIFASSLLYIPALIVQFSNSNAGWANWIKDHFVKGDHPYYIASYFLLIVFFAFFYVAISFNPEEVADNMKKYGGFIPGIRAGRPTAEYLSYVLNRITWPGSLYLGLIALVPTMALAGFGGANQNFPFGGTSILIIVGVGLETVKQIESQLQQRNYEGFLR
- the rplO gene encoding 50S ribosomal protein L15, translating into MAENSPLKAHNLRPAPGAKTAKTRVGRGEASKGKTAGRGTKGTKARYQVPQRFEGGQMPLHMRLPKLKGFKNPFRTEYQVVNLDKLATLYPEGGEVTVADLVAKGAVRNNHLVKVLGQGEISVALQVSVDAVSGSAKEKIAAAGGTVTELV
- the rpmD gene encoding 50S ribosomal protein L30, with amino-acid sequence MASLKITQTKSYIGSKQNHRDTLRSLGLKRLHDVVVKEDRPEFRGMVHTVRHLVTVEEVD
- the rpsE gene encoding 30S ribosomal protein S5; this translates as MAGPQRRGSGAGGGERRDRKGRDGGPSAAEKTAYVERVVAINRVAKVVKGGRRFSFTALVVVGDGDGTVGVGYGKAKEVPAAIAKGVEEAKKSFFKVPRIQGTIPHPITGEKAAGVVLLKPASPGTGVIAGGPVRAVLECAGVHDILSKSLGSSNAINIVHATVAALQGLQRPEEIAARRGLPLEDVAPAALLRARAGAGA